From Hoeflea sp. 108:
TGATCAAGGGACTCGACCTCGAGACGGAAGGCGATGCGATCGCCGTGAAACTGCAGCTGCGGGTGACATCGCCCTGCTGCATGATGGGCCCAAGCTTCACGGCGCAAGCCAAGGAAAAGCTGATGAACCTGCAGGGCATTGGTTCGGTCGAGGTGTCCATCTCGCCGGAGATCGACTGGACGCCCGGGCATATGGCCGCG
This genomic window contains:
- a CDS encoding iron-sulfur cluster assembly protein, with amino-acid sequence MMDMRSVVEAALDEIIDPCSAGIGKPVGLVRMGLIKGLDLETEGDAIAVKLQLRVTSPCCMMGPSFTAQAKEKLMNLQGIGSVEVSISPEIDWTPGHMAASYRATLSGPRIGYPET